A region from the Chitinophaga sp. Cy-1792 genome encodes:
- a CDS encoding 4'-phosphopantetheinyl transferase superfamily protein produces MIQVFYATAPNELPDFESALSSMPTPIRDYVNRYHYFKDAGLALTSRLLLQHALRTNHLADNLLEMILSDNYKRPYIPGCPDFNLSHTGNVAVCAFSTEGRVGIDIEKIQPIELDDFEGIWTPAELQFIQHDHSRFFYYWTRKEAIIKADGRGLHLPLQLIDVSKDQVLLDQKSWQLQELFLLPGYKAHIATDLPALLPPVINQVNLF; encoded by the coding sequence ATGATACAGGTCTTCTATGCCACTGCACCGAACGAACTGCCCGATTTTGAATCGGCCCTGTCATCAATGCCCACGCCCATCAGGGATTATGTTAACAGGTACCATTACTTTAAAGATGCCGGCCTTGCACTCACCAGCAGACTACTCCTCCAGCATGCGCTGAGAACCAATCACCTGGCAGACAACCTCCTGGAAATGATCCTGTCGGATAACTATAAACGCCCCTACATTCCGGGTTGCCCCGACTTTAACCTGTCGCACACCGGTAATGTTGCAGTATGCGCCTTCTCCACAGAAGGAAGGGTAGGCATCGACATAGAAAAAATTCAACCTATAGAACTGGACGATTTTGAAGGCATCTGGACACCCGCCGAACTACAGTTTATTCAGCACGACCATAGCCGGTTCTTTTACTACTGGACCCGTAAGGAAGCCATTATCAAAGCAGATGGGAGAGGCCTCCACCTGCCATTGCAGCTGATTGATGTCAGCAAAGACCAGGTTTTACTGGACCAGAAATCCTGGCAACTCCAGGAACTCTTCCTGCTGCCAGGCTATAAAGCCCACATCGCCACCGATCTGCCAGCACTTCTTCCCCCTGTAATTAATCAGGTAAATCTCTTCTGA
- a CDS encoding glycoside hydrolase family 3 N-terminal domain-containing protein, whose amino-acid sequence MKLRITATGLLTMLTVQYAAAQKGQLPIYRNGWIDFNKNGKMDIFEDPSQTVDARVKDLLSQMTLDEKTCQMATLYGYGRVLKDEMPTPEWKNKVWKDGIANIDEELNSLAGNSKAQSAYSFPFNKHAAAINTVQKWFIEETRLGIPVDFTNEGIHGLNHDRATPLPAPIGIGSTWNRKLVHQAGEIAGREAKLLGYTNVYAPILDPARDPRWGRVVECYGEDPFLIAEMGKQMVIGIQSQGVASTLKHFAVYSIPKGGRDGNARTDPHVAPREMYQIYLYPFRRVIQEAKPMGVMSSYNDWDGEPVTGSYFFLTELLRQKFGFDGYVVSDSDAVEYLFSKHHVAATYKEAVRQTVEAGLNVRTNFTPPEDFITPLRELVKEGKVNMKTIDSRVSDVLRVKFRLGLFDKPYVDEKAADKGVHTPADDSFALQLNRESLVLLKNENNTLPINKQAIKKLLVTGPMATAVSHANSRYGPSHNPVISVLEGIRKQAGKGLEVTYAKGCDVVNPGWPGTEVIPTPLSQDEQNDINEAVAKAKEADVIVAVVGEDDKRVGESLSRTSLDLPGRQLQLLQALHATGKPVVAVLINGQPLTINWENQNLPAILEAWFPGPSGGIAVAEALFGDYNPGGRLTVTFPKSTGQLELNFPYKPGSHADQPSSGNNGYGRTSVNGPLYPFGYGLSYTTFEYSNLVVTPDQGHQQTDIQVSVDVTNTGKRTGDEVVQLYMHDKVSSVTTYVWQLRGFDRVTLAPGEKKTMHFTLHPDDLALLDKNMNWTVEPGDFEIAIGANSEDLKLKKTITIID is encoded by the coding sequence ATGAAGCTCAGGATTACAGCAACGGGCCTGCTAACTATGCTGACGGTACAATATGCAGCCGCTCAGAAAGGTCAGCTGCCCATTTATCGGAATGGCTGGATTGATTTCAACAAAAATGGAAAGATGGACATCTTTGAAGATCCATCTCAGACAGTTGATGCACGCGTGAAGGACCTCCTTTCTCAAATGACACTGGACGAAAAGACCTGTCAGATGGCCACCCTATACGGTTATGGCCGCGTACTCAAAGATGAAATGCCAACCCCGGAATGGAAAAACAAAGTCTGGAAAGATGGTATCGCCAACATCGATGAGGAATTGAACAGTCTGGCCGGTAACAGCAAAGCCCAATCTGCCTACTCTTTCCCTTTTAATAAACATGCGGCTGCCATCAATACCGTTCAGAAATGGTTTATTGAGGAAACCAGGCTGGGTATACCGGTAGATTTTACCAACGAAGGTATACATGGTCTGAACCATGACCGCGCCACCCCTTTGCCGGCGCCAATCGGCATCGGTAGTACCTGGAACCGTAAACTGGTACACCAGGCAGGAGAAATCGCCGGCCGTGAGGCTAAACTGCTTGGCTATACGAACGTATATGCACCTATTCTTGATCCTGCCCGCGACCCACGCTGGGGCCGTGTGGTAGAATGCTATGGTGAAGATCCCTTCCTCATCGCTGAAATGGGTAAACAAATGGTGATCGGTATACAATCACAGGGAGTGGCTTCAACACTGAAACACTTTGCAGTATACAGTATTCCTAAAGGTGGCCGCGATGGCAACGCCCGTACAGACCCACATGTGGCGCCAAGAGAAATGTACCAGATATACCTCTATCCATTCCGTCGCGTAATCCAGGAAGCAAAGCCAATGGGCGTAATGAGCAGTTATAACGACTGGGATGGTGAGCCGGTAACTGGTTCCTATTTCTTCCTCACCGAATTACTTCGCCAGAAATTTGGCTTCGACGGATATGTGGTGTCCGACAGTGATGCGGTGGAATACCTCTTCAGCAAACACCACGTAGCAGCTACCTATAAAGAAGCGGTTCGCCAGACAGTAGAAGCAGGACTGAACGTTCGTACCAACTTTACCCCTCCGGAAGATTTCATCACCCCGCTTCGTGAGCTGGTGAAAGAAGGAAAGGTAAATATGAAAACGATCGATAGCCGTGTAAGTGATGTTTTACGCGTGAAGTTCCGCCTGGGCCTCTTCGATAAGCCTTACGTAGACGAGAAAGCAGCCGACAAAGGTGTACATACTCCTGCCGACGATTCCTTTGCACTGCAACTGAACCGCGAGTCGCTGGTACTCCTGAAAAATGAAAACAATACTTTACCAATCAATAAACAGGCGATCAAAAAGTTATTGGTAACCGGACCGATGGCCACAGCCGTAAGTCACGCCAACAGCCGCTATGGTCCTTCGCATAACCCGGTGATTTCCGTGTTGGAAGGCATCCGGAAGCAGGCAGGTAAAGGCCTCGAAGTTACTTACGCCAAAGGTTGTGATGTGGTAAACCCAGGATGGCCTGGCACGGAAGTTATTCCTACACCATTGAGCCAGGATGAGCAGAACGATATCAACGAAGCGGTAGCAAAAGCGAAAGAAGCGGATGTTATTGTTGCAGTGGTTGGTGAAGACGATAAACGCGTAGGGGAGAGCCTTTCCCGTACCAGCCTGGATTTGCCGGGTCGTCAGCTGCAACTGCTGCAGGCATTGCATGCCACCGGCAAACCGGTAGTAGCGGTACTGATCAATGGCCAGCCTTTAACCATCAACTGGGAAAACCAAAACCTGCCGGCTATCCTTGAGGCCTGGTTCCCTGGCCCTTCAGGTGGTATAGCAGTAGCAGAAGCGCTGTTCGGGGATTATAACCCGGGCGGCCGACTCACCGTTACCTTCCCTAAATCAACCGGTCAGCTGGAACTGAACTTCCCGTATAAACCCGGATCTCATGCTGATCAGCCTTCCAGCGGTAATAACGGTTACGGTCGTACGAGCGTAAACGGACCGCTGTATCCTTTCGGTTATGGCCTCAGCTACACAACATTTGAATACAGCAACCTGGTGGTAACACCTGATCAGGGCCACCAGCAAACAGATATCCAGGTGTCAGTGGATGTAACCAATACGGGTAAACGTACCGGCGATGAAGTGGTACAATTATATATGCACGACAAAGTAAGCAGTGTCACTACTTACGTTTGGCAGCTTCGTGGCTTCGACCGCGTAACACTGGCTCCAGGCGAAAAGAAAACAATGCACTTCACCCTGCACCCGGACGACCTGGCCCTGCTGGATAAGAATATGAACTGGACTGTTGAGCCAGGGGACTTTGAAATAGCAATAGGCGCGAATTCAGAAGACCTGAAGCTCAAAAAAACAATTACCATAATTGACTAA
- a CDS encoding ABC transporter permease, with translation MLKDFHFNSLHEPIRPLIIRLNENWGYDYILIKTTTGQTKQALAATAAICKKLNPGYPFSYSFLDQDFQKVYNSEMIVGKLNTLFTCLSVFIACLGLFGLAAFTAEQRTREIGVRKVLGASVVNIVALLSGDFLKLVLIAIVIAMPLAWYTMHQWLQNFSYSIGLSWIIFAGAGIIAISIAALTISFQSIKAALVNPVKSLKSE, from the coding sequence TTGCTGAAAGACTTTCATTTCAATTCCCTGCATGAACCAATCCGCCCGCTGATCATACGTCTGAACGAAAACTGGGGCTATGATTATATTCTGATTAAAACAACTACCGGACAAACAAAACAGGCACTTGCTGCCACAGCAGCCATTTGTAAAAAGCTGAACCCGGGATACCCTTTCAGTTATTCCTTCCTGGACCAGGATTTTCAAAAGGTTTATAACAGTGAGATGATTGTAGGTAAACTTAACACATTGTTTACCTGCCTTTCTGTTTTTATCGCCTGTCTGGGCCTGTTTGGCCTGGCAGCCTTTACTGCTGAGCAGCGTACACGTGAAATTGGCGTACGTAAAGTATTAGGCGCTTCCGTTGTCAATATTGTTGCGCTCTTATCCGGCGATTTCCTGAAACTGGTGCTGATTGCTATTGTCATTGCAATGCCGCTGGCATGGTATACCATGCACCAATGGCTGCAAAATTTCAGTTATAGTATTGGTTTGTCCTGGATCATTTTCGCAGGCGCAGGCATCATCGCCATTTCGATAGCGGCACTAACCATCAGCTTCCAGAGTATTAAGGCTGCCCTGGTGAATCCTGTAAAAAGTCTGAAGAGCGAATAA
- a CDS encoding acyl-CoA dehydrogenase family protein, translating into MSGTFSKLRNAYHLFKSIDFKMLAKLSEKVDLPKVMESVSKMDENQLNGLLKMLSARSSKKKVPPAVNGDFYDIAARLSPEDRELQLKVRRFMEEEIQPLVNEYWLKAEFPFEIIPKFRELNITGITFEGYGCANRSFLMEGIIAMEMARVDASIATFFGVQTGLAMRSIYMLGSEAQKDEWLPGMQQLNIIGAFGLTEPEVGSGTAGGLTTTAKRTGDTWVLNGQKKWIGNATFADVIVIWARDVDDNQVKGFLLRKDTPGFSVEKIHDKMSLRIVQNGLITLKDCHIAESDRLAHAASFKDTSHVLRMTRASVAWEAVGCARGAYENALDYTMKRKQFGKPIAGFQLIQGHLVEMLSNLTAMQTMAFRLSELQDEGRLKDEHASLAKVFCTLRTRDIVSRAREVMGGNGILLEYNVARFVADAEGIYSYEGTKEINSLIVGKAITGLSAFV; encoded by the coding sequence ATGTCTGGAACTTTCTCAAAGCTCAGGAATGCCTACCATCTGTTTAAAAGCATTGATTTTAAAATGCTGGCAAAACTCTCTGAAAAGGTCGATCTGCCCAAGGTAATGGAATCCGTTTCCAAAATGGACGAAAACCAGCTGAACGGCCTGTTGAAGATGCTGAGCGCCAGAAGTTCGAAAAAGAAGGTTCCTCCCGCTGTTAATGGTGATTTCTATGATATTGCCGCCCGGCTATCTCCCGAAGACAGAGAACTACAGCTGAAAGTACGCCGTTTCATGGAAGAGGAGATACAGCCGCTGGTAAACGAATACTGGCTCAAGGCTGAATTCCCTTTTGAAATCATTCCTAAATTCAGAGAACTAAATATCACCGGTATCACCTTTGAAGGTTACGGTTGTGCCAACCGCTCTTTCCTGATGGAGGGCATCATCGCAATGGAAATGGCCCGCGTAGATGCCAGCATCGCCACTTTCTTCGGCGTACAAACCGGCCTCGCCATGCGTTCCATTTATATGCTGGGCTCTGAAGCGCAGAAAGATGAATGGCTCCCGGGAATGCAGCAACTGAACATAATAGGGGCCTTCGGACTCACCGAACCGGAAGTAGGTAGCGGTACCGCCGGCGGACTCACCACCACGGCTAAACGTACCGGCGACACCTGGGTACTTAACGGCCAGAAAAAATGGATCGGCAACGCCACCTTTGCAGATGTAATCGTTATCTGGGCCAGGGATGTAGATGATAACCAGGTAAAAGGTTTTCTCCTGCGAAAAGACACCCCGGGCTTCTCCGTAGAAAAGATCCACGATAAAATGTCCCTCCGCATTGTTCAGAATGGCCTGATCACACTGAAAGACTGCCACATAGCAGAAAGTGACCGCCTGGCACATGCAGCGAGCTTTAAAGATACGTCGCACGTATTGCGCATGACAAGGGCCAGTGTAGCCTGGGAAGCGGTTGGGTGCGCCAGAGGAGCCTATGAAAATGCGCTGGACTATACCATGAAAAGGAAGCAGTTTGGTAAGCCCATCGCCGGTTTTCAGCTTATACAGGGACATCTGGTAGAAATGTTGTCCAACCTCACCGCCATGCAAACAATGGCTTTCCGCCTTTCCGAACTCCAGGACGAAGGCCGCCTCAAAGATGAACATGCCTCTCTCGCGAAAGTTTTTTGTACCCTTCGTACCCGCGATATCGTTAGCCGTGCCCGTGAAGTGATGGGAGGCAACGGCATCCTGCTGGAATACAACGTCGCCCGCTTTGTAGCTGATGCCGAAGGGATCTATTCCTATGAAGGCACCAAGGAAATCAATTCCCTGATAGTGGGGAAAGCCATCACCGGTCTGAGTGCCTTTGTATAG
- a CDS encoding SGNH/GDSL hydrolase family protein: protein MNNTNRRSFLRNVSLGSLAALSLPEIVAAAAPAEKSPKIALKKDCTILFQGDSITDVGRKRDNDAPNNNSALGGGYPLLAASEMLWQYPDRNLKIFNRGISGNKVFQLAERWDADCLALKPDVLSILVGVNDYWHTLTNKYNGTSKVYHDDLDKLLDRTKQQLPDVQLIIGEPYAVKGVKAVDDSWFPTFNEYQVAAKEIAAKYKAIFIPYQAIYDKAIQSAPASYWTGDGVHPSVAGARLMAQGWLNCVK, encoded by the coding sequence ATGAATAACACAAACCGTCGTAGTTTTTTACGAAATGTATCTCTTGGAAGCCTTGCCGCACTTAGTTTGCCGGAAATCGTTGCAGCAGCCGCTCCTGCAGAAAAATCACCAAAAATCGCGCTGAAGAAAGATTGTACCATCCTCTTCCAGGGCGACTCCATCACCGATGTAGGCCGCAAAAGAGACAATGATGCCCCCAACAATAATAGCGCATTGGGTGGCGGATACCCACTCCTGGCTGCTTCTGAAATGCTCTGGCAGTATCCGGACAGAAACCTGAAAATTTTCAACAGAGGCATCAGCGGAAATAAGGTATTTCAGCTGGCTGAACGCTGGGATGCCGACTGTCTGGCACTCAAACCAGATGTATTGAGCATTCTCGTAGGCGTAAATGACTACTGGCATACCCTTACCAATAAATATAACGGTACCTCAAAGGTTTACCACGACGACCTCGACAAACTCCTGGACCGTACAAAGCAACAGCTGCCAGATGTACAGCTGATCATCGGTGAGCCATACGCTGTTAAAGGCGTAAAGGCAGTGGATGATTCCTGGTTCCCGACGTTCAATGAATACCAGGTGGCCGCTAAAGAAATTGCCGCTAAATACAAAGCGATCTTTATTCCTTACCAGGCCATCTATGATAAAGCCATTCAATCGGCCCCTGCTTCCTACTGGACAGGAGACGGTGTACATCCTTCCGTTGCAGGCGCACGCCTGATGGCACAGGGATGGCTGAATTGTGTTAAATAA